CGTCGGCCAGGCTGAGCGCGTTCATCACCCGGGTGGTACGCAGCACTTCGTCGAGCAGGCCGGTGAACCGTTCCATCCCCCCGGTGGCTGGATCCATGAGGAACGCCCCCGTGCCGGTGCCGCAGAAAAGCACGCGGCCGTCGCGCAACTGGGCGAAGGCCACCCGGGTGCTGTCCTTTATCTCGGGCGCAACGCTGAACGGGATCAAAGCGGAGGGTCCAAGACGGAAAAGGCCATGACCGGTCAGATGCACGAGCGGCTCCTTTCCGACCTGATGCACGGTGGTCCGCGTGTCGGGGGAGGTTGACCAATAGGCGATGGAGTCGTTTGCGCCGACGCGCAGCACGCCCCGCGCACTCGTGAAATAGACCTGGCTGCCGAGCCGCAGCACCCGGAGGGTTCGCCCCCAGGGCGCCGCATCCGCTGGCAGCTTTGCGCGCAAAGACCGGTAGGCCAGGCCACCCGCCGGGGCGGATTCAAAGTAACCGATCTCATCGTTGCCGCCCGCCCAGATCCGCCCGTCAGGCGTCGTCACCAGTTCATAGACCTGCGCCGAAGGCATGGGATAATGCGTCCAGCGCGCCCCGTCGAAACCGGTAATGCCTTCCTGGGTCGAGAAGTAGATGATGCGGTCGGTGCCCTGCGTGATGCCGTAAACCTGCGGGTGACCGCGATACTCGGTGGGTCGGAAATCCCGGATCGAAGGCCGGCCGCTTTCAGGATGAAAAATCCCGGGCTCGGCCTGCGTCATCCCGGTCAGCAAATGCCCGGCCAGACAGAGCAGGGGCAGGGCTTGGCGGGGTGACATCGCAGATTTTTATGAAGCGCGGGGGACGTCGGTCAAATCCTCATCGGCGTCCCGCCGCCTCGGCCTCCGTCTTATTTTGATGCTTCGGCCTTGGGCAGCAGGCGGGCGACCACCACGAGCAGCACGACGACGACCAGCGAGAGCGCGCCCCAAAACAGGTATCCGCCCTTGAGGTGCCGCAGGGCACCGCGGGCGAATCCCGCGGGCGCGGCTTCCTCGGCGCCGAGGCGGGCGGAGTGCCGGTCGGCGGTGAGCAGCTGCGGGGCGACCAGGCTCAGGTCGTAGCGGGGGGCCGCGGTGTGGTCGTTGCCGTAGAGGAGTTCGTAGCCGTCGGTCTCGGCCGTCTTGAACACGAGCCGCACGACGGCGTGCTCGGCCTTCACGCCGGCGAGTTCGACGGGCGGGTTGTCGCCGTTGTCCGTTTCCAGGAAGAGAGTGTCGGTCTGGAGCCGATTGCTGAGCTCGAACACCCGGGTCCGCGGCGAGCCCGCCTCGGGCGTGCGACTCCACTCGCCGCTGGCGAGCGTGTGCTCATAGGAGCGGCCGTCGCCGGCAGTGACTTTTTCGTAGAGCCGGAACTGGCGCTGAAAAAGGGGGGTGTCGGAGGTGAGCGCGAGACGGAGGAGCGGCAAGCCCGCGTGCGGAAGCTTGAGGCGCCAGGTGCTGACGGAAGGACGCCGGGTGTCCGGTGCCGTCTCGGGCGCAAGCGTGAGCGAGCGGGCGAGTTTGGTGCGTTCGAGGAGGTAGGGAATCTGGTTCTCCGCGCGCACGAGGCGGAGGTCGGCGAAGTCGTGACGGGCACCGGCCAGCGTCGCGGCATCGAGCTCGAGTTCCTGCACGCCCGCGGCGGCGAGTTGCACGGGCTTGCGGCGGGTCCAGCCGTCGGGATCCAGCGGTGCCCCGGTAAGCGGCACGTCGGGCAGCGGAGGCTCGGCCAGCGAAGCGCGGGGTTGGTAATTAGTGGTGTCCTGCAGCGGACCCGGCGCAACGATTGTGGCCGTGGCCGCCTGCAGGTCGCCGACGAGCGCGGCCAGATCATAGCGCGGGGCCTTGGCCTGCGGGTTGCCCGCCAACAACGTGTAGCTCCCGGCACTCGGAGCGAGAAAGCGCAGGCCGGCGGGTTCGCGCTTCACGCGCAGCCCATTCACCGCCAAGGGCGGCGAGTCACCGTTGTGGATATGCACGAGAAGCTCACGGGAGAGCGGTTGATGAGAGAAATTCAGCTCCAGCTGCGCCCGGGGTTTCGCTCCGTCCAGGGCGACGCGATAGAGCGTGCCACTGCCGACGATGCGTTCGCCGGGCACCAGGTCGCGCACATCACGGACCGCCACGGTGACACGCCGCATAAAAAGGGGCTCGGGCGTGTCCAGTTCCAGCGCGGTGAGCGGTGCATGCTTTCCGTCCAGGGTGACCGTCAGCACCGTTTCTCCGGCAAACTCCTGGCGCCCCGTGATGCGGGCTCCCACCGGCAGCGCTGAGACCGGCTCAGCCGCCGCGAAATGGAGCGATGCTCCGGTGAACGGCACCGTGACACCCTGCACGGTAATCCGGATCCAGGCGGCCGGCCGATGGTTCAGCGTGATGGCCAGGCGCTCGGCGCCCCACTGGCGGAACAGCGGCACGCCTTCATCCACGCTGGTCCAGCTATCCCGGTCGGAAGAAATTTCGATTTTGGCGGCACGCAGGAAGTGCGGGTGCGGCGTCTCGAGTGTTATCGCGGCCAGGCCGATGTTTTCCGTGCCAGTGCCAAGCAGCAGCACGGTGTTGCCGTTTTCCAGCCGCGCCTCGAAGGAGGCCGGGCGCGTGGTGTGGGCCGGCGGCGTGGAGGGAGTGTCAACCAGCAGGGCGATTTCACGTCCATCCGGATCCAGCAGGCGGAGGTCGGCCAGGTCGGGTCGGGCCGCGTCGAAGGTAGCGTCGGGCAGTTCCACGCGGATGACCCCGGGCGTGGAGACATTGATTTCCTGCCGGTGTCGCCACTCGGTGGGCACGATCGCGGCGAAGGCGGAGACCGCGCGGGTGAGCGTGCCCAGCACGATGGCATTACGAAGCGGGCGGAGAAGTTTTTTCATGGGCAGGGAGGAACCGCTGGTAGGCGAAGGAGGCGAGGATCGCGATGATGGCCACCCCCATGAGCGCTCCGACGCGGTAGAGGGCTTGGAGGCGGGCGAGGTCGTGGAGGAAGAGCTTGGCCAGGGCGACGCCGAGCAGCGCGATGGCGGCGTAGCGGGCGGCCTTCTGCGCCTTCCAAATGCCGGCGCCGAGCAGACCGAGGGCAAACAGCGCCCACGCGATGGTGTAGGTCATGTCGCGGGCGAAGCTGCCGCGGAACTTGAAGGTGAGGGTGGTCGCGCCCGGGGCCGTGAAGAAGTCGGCGATCTGGATGTTAAGCAGCAGAAACGCGAGGATGACACCGAGCGTGTTGAGCAGGGGAGGCGAGTTGATTCCCAACGTGCGCTCGCGGGGCGGGGCGAGGAGCTTGGCGCCGATGAACAGCGCGGCAATGACCACGCCGTAGGCGTAGAGATACCAGTTGAGAATCGGGATATCGCCGCGCACGTGGTAGGAGAAGACCGCGCTGTTGCCTGTCAGGCGCACGAAGGCGACGACCAGCAGCATGACGCCCGTGGCGCGCAGGCCCGGATGCGGCACGCGGTGGAAGAGCCAGAGCAACGCCGCGCCTTCCAGCGCCCAGCCAATGGTAAGTTTTTCATGACCGAACTGGAGCGGGAAGATGAGCGTGATAAAGAACAGGGCGGCGCCGCCGAACCAGGCGAGCTGGTTGAGGCGCGTCGGCTCGCTCGCGGGCACGGTTTTCAGGATGCCGACGAGGCTCAGCAGCGGCGGCACCGCGAACAGCGCCGGGAGCAGGCCCATGAACTCGTTGGGTGACGCCGCTGCGATCAACCGGTGGACAAGTGGGAAATGCAAGATGCCTGCCAAGGCGGCCGTGGCCCAAGGGCCGGTGCGATCGGCGAACGTTTTCTGGAAGGCAAACGGGTAGGCGGCGAAGATCGCGTAAAAACCGAAATACCAGAACAGCGGCAGCGCCGGCGCCTCGGTGCTGAAGTGGCGTGTGTGCCAAGCGAATTCCAGCCCGACCACGCCAGCCAGCGCGCACAAAGGCAGCCAGTCCACGCGCAGCAGTTTCGCAAGGCCGAGCGTCAGCACCACGAGCAGCAGCGCCAGGCCGAAGATCATCGACGGGTCGGGCACCGCCAGTCGGGCGGTGGCCATGATCAGCAGCAGGAAGGGCAGCAAGGAGGAGAAGGCCGGCAGTTGCGCCCGGACATCGCCGAAGAGCCCGTTGGTTTCCCCGGCCGGCAGCCGGTCGCCGAGTTTGCGCACCAGCCAGAAACCCGCGGCAAAGAAGAACACGGAGAAACCGCCGATGGCCAGCAGCAGCGGGAACGGCAGGCCGAGATCGGCCGGCACCCGGAACAGGCAGAACCCGGTGGCGATGAGCGTGAGCACCAGCACCGCGACGACCGAAGCCAGCGAAGCCGTGGCCACCGCCAGGCCGATGGCAATCAGGTCCACGAGGAGGATGGCGGGCCAGATCAGGAATGACACCTCGTCGAGTTTCCAGATGGGCAACAACAGCAGCAGCAGGGTGAGCGGGGCGAACAGCTGGCTCCACCACGAGGCCCCGGCCGCGGGGCGCGCACGCTCCAGCCAGAGCGGGAACACCGTGTGCAGCCCCGCGAAGACCAGATAAAACGCCAGCGCCCACGGCAGATTAGCGTCTGTCAGATGCACCCCCGTCCACGCGCTGAGCAGTACGAACGCCGTCAGGCCGGCAAGAATGTGGATGCGTGGGAGTAATTCGTGGCGCCAGGCCAGCGCCAGCAGCGCTGCGTCGAGCATCAACACATATACCAGGTAACGCGGTGCTGCACTGGCCAGTGATCCGTAGGGAAGAAAGACAAAGGCGAAGCCGAAACCCACGAAGGGCAGAGCTGCGGCGGTGAGCGAGAAGGCCCGGGAGGAGAGCTCGCGTCGCCGGGCCCATGCAGCGGCGGCGAGGTAGAGCGCGCTGAAGCTAAGACACACCACCATGGCGACGGGCACCTTGCCGGCGTTGAGAAACTTGGCCGCCCAGCCGATCATCATGAGCACGGTGCCGCCCGCGCTGAGCGGCACGAGGTGGCGCCAGCCGGTGCGCAGGGCCACGGCCACCAGGCCGAGGTCGAGCAGCGCGAGGTAGCCGAAGAGCCCGCCGGGGTTGTCCACGCCGGTCGAGAGCAGGATCGGGGTGAGGAAGCCGCCGAGCAGGCCGAGGATGGCCACCACCTGTGCTGGCAGCCTCACGGCCAGCACGAAGGCCGTGGCGGTGATCAGCACCATCAGCAGGAAGGTCGGAACCGTGCCGAAGAACGCGAACTTGTAGACGGAGTTGCACGCGAAGGTCACCGCGTAGAGCGAGACGACACCTGCAGCGACCATGCTCTGGGCCGGGGCGGTGTAGCCTTTGCGGACGAGCCTGATTCCGCCGACGATCAGGCCTGTTCCGGTGAGAAAGCCCATCGACACGCGAACTTCTGCGGGCACGAGCCCCGTCTCGAAGGAGTATTTGACGAAGAAAGCGACGCCGAGAAAAAGCGCCAGACCGCCTAGCCAGGCGAAGAGTTTTGCGCCCATGAACAATTCCCAGTTGAAGGCGGGCTTTTCGTAGGCGGACTCGGGGGCAGTTTGCGTGTAGCCAGAATCGCTGACCTTGGGACCGGCCTCCGTGAGGCCGGCTACAACCGGCGGCAGCGGTGGCGGCTCGGCCACGGGTGCAGGCGATGCTGCGGGACTGGGCGTGACTGAAGTGATGACCGGGGGTGAGACCGGCTCGATTGGGGCCGGCGGCGGAGTCGGCATGCTCGGCGGGGTCACGACCACGGGTGGCGGAGTAACGACCACGGGTTGGACCACCGATGCAGGCGGCGTGGCAGGCTTCGCGCTCACTCCTTGACGCTGCTTGATCTGCAGCTCCTTGAGCTCGGCATCGAGGTAACTGAGCCTTTGGCGAAGGCTCTCGATCTCTGTGTTGCTTCCTCCAATCTTGATGATCGCCCAGATGGGAAATATGATCAGGGCGACGGCGAGATAAAGCAGGAGGAGGATGAGCAGGGCTTCCATGGGAAAGGGGCGTAGAATAACCGAAGCATTCCCGGCCGGGTTAATTGAATAATCCGATGCGGGCCATTGGCCGGCACGATGGCTGGCGCGGTGCGAGACGCGAAATCATGCGTTCATCAGAATTGGCCCGTTCCTTGGCATCCAATCGCAGCGGTCCCGCGCTGGCAAGCGCGGGGTGGGGGCGCAAAAAAAGCGGGGCTGGCTGGCCCCGCCTGCAGATTGACGCAGCACAATCAGTTGTCGCCCGCCTTGCGCAGGGCCCGCAGCGGGAGCTGCTCGCGTGACTTCACCGGCTGGGTGAGGGTGGCGAGATAGGCCACGACGTCACGGATTTCGGACTTCGTGAGCACGTAGGCCACGACTTCGGGCATGCCGGAGGGGGCCGACTCGACGGACTTAACCTCGGCAGCCGGAAGGGTGACGGTGTCGTTGTCGCCGACCTTGAGCTTCAGGCCGGAGGCGTCGCGCGAGAGCAGCGTGCCGACAACACTTTCGCCATTCGTCCTGGTGACGGAAACAATCTCGAATCCTGCGGCGATCTTCGCGCTCGGCTTGATCAGGGACTCGAGAAGGTATTCGCGGGAAACGCGGGCGCCGATGCCGGCGAGGTGCGGGCCGGCGTCACCGCCGCCGCCTTCATCCACGCGGTGGCAGCGGATGCACTGGACCACCGGATTGCCGCGGACGATGCGGATGGCTTTGCGGGCGTCCCCGCCCTCAAGCGCCACGCGGTAGGGCGCGAGCGGGTCGGGGTCCTGGGCGAGCGCGGCCTCGCGGTCGGCGAGAGCCTGCTTGATGCGCGCGTCCTCGCGTTGCGCGGCCGCGTCGAGCAGGTCGAGCTGCGCCGCGGGCGCGATCTGGCCGGCCTTCAGCCGGTCGAGCTGCGCGAAGAGGATGTCATCGGCCTTCGGGTCCTTTACTTCGGCGAGCGCGCGGAAGGCGGTCTGCTGTTCGAGGGCGGTGCCACTTTCGATGAGCGCGCCCAGTCGGGTGACGGCGGAGTCGGGGTGCAGGCGGGTGACGATGGGCAGGGCGGCGAGGCGCAGCTCGGGCAGGTCGCTGGTCGCGGCCGATTCGGCGCTGGCGGCCACAAAGTCGGGGGCGAGGCTGTCGAGGCTCTTGAGCGCGGCGACGCGCACGGTGGCGGACTGGGCGCGGTCGGCGACGACGTTGGCGAGCACCTCGGCCGCGTTCTTCAGGCCGAGAGTCTTGATGGCGTCGATGGTGGCGAGTTGCACGTTGTCGGGCGTGCTGGCGCCGAAGAGCCCCGGCAGGATCGGGGTGAGTGCGGCGACGGCGACCTCGGTCGGGCGGGTCTTGTCGGCGGTCGGGCGGAAGACACCGACGACGCGGTCGCGGGCGGGCGGTTTGGGCCACAGGGCGAGCAGTTCGAGGGCTTCCTCGCGCAGGCTCGCGGCCGCACCGCTCGCGGCGAAGGAAGCTAGGGCGGCGGCGTTTTCGGGCGTGCCGAGGCGAAAGTGGGCGTTGAGGGCGCGCAGGCCGACCACTTCCTCGCGGGTCTGGCCAAGACGGGCGGCCAGCGCCGGATAAGCGGCGGCGATGGGCGCGTCGTTGATGGCGAGGGCGGCTTCCTTGGCGACATAGGCGTCTTGGTCGGCGAGGAAGGCGGTGATGGCGGGGCTCTGCTGGCGGCGCAGCGCCAGCACGGCGGCGAGACGGACGGCGGCGGAGTCGTCGGTGGCGAGGGCGGCGAGCTGCTCGGACGTGGCGCAGCCGGCGAGACCCATCACGTAGGCGTGGCGCAGGTAGGCGTCGGCGTCGTCGTTGGCGCGGACGGCGGCGAGGAGCGCGGAAACGGCTGCCGCGTGCTTCAGCTTGGCGAGCGCTTCGGCGGAATGGAAACGCACGCGGGGGGCGTCGGCGGCAAGGGCGGCGACAAGGGCGTCGGCCGACGCGGCATCGTGTAGATCACCCAGTGTTTTGGCGGCTTGGGCGCGGACTTCGGCGTCGGCATGAGTGAGCAGCGGTCGGAGAGCGGCGAGGGCGGCAGGGTCATTCCGCGCGATCTGGCCGAGGCCCC
This DNA window, taken from Oleiharenicola lentus, encodes the following:
- a CDS encoding PVC-type heme-binding CxxCH protein, which encodes MLLRYSRPAVSLLAALTFSLNLAAAENTGPAVARGKLSDDERLTTAVIDPASDEGRAALGRMKLPAGLTAHLWAAEPILANPVAFALDEQGRVFVSETYRYGSSTLDIRGYMWMLEDDLANRDQKDWLASIERNFGKAGLAELSKESERVRLIEDTDGDGTADKSSVYAEDFRGPLDGVASGVLPYRGEVWFTNIPSLWKLTGKDKAEKREEVLRGFGVRFNYTGHDLHGLTLGPDGRIYFSIGDRGTAVTNKEGAYVHVPDTGAVFRCWPDGSGFEVFATGLRNPQSLAFNEYGDLFTGDNDSDQGDEERLVHVVEGGDSGWRVGYQFNPRGNAGPWNSEKLWHPRHAGQPAYLLPPLVNIEDGPSGIAYHPGTGLTPDYAGQLFITHFKGAISNSGIFTYKMKPSGASYAVEAAAPFLLGALPTDVRFGPDGKLYYSDWAEGWPKSKRGRIYSIFDPKLADSPELKAVKMLIASNFTKKTNEELATLLAHPDWRVRLEAQYSLAERGTAALALFNQAATGSSDLARRHAVWGLGQIARNDPAALAALRPLLTHADAEVRAQAAKTLGDLHDAASADALVAALAADAPRVRFHSAEALAKLKHAAAVSALLAAVRANDDADAYLRHAYVMGLAGCATSEQLAALATDDSAAVRLAAVLALRRQQSPAITAFLADQDAYVAKEAALAINDAPIAAAYPALAARLGQTREEVVGLRALNAHFRLGTPENAAALASFAASGAAASLREEALELLALWPKPPARDRVVGVFRPTADKTRPTEVAVAALTPILPGLFGASTPDNVQLATIDAIKTLGLKNAAEVLANVVADRAQSATVRVAALKSLDSLAPDFVAASAESAATSDLPELRLAALPIVTRLHPDSAVTRLGALIESGTALEQQTAFRALAEVKDPKADDILFAQLDRLKAGQIAPAAQLDLLDAAAQREDARIKQALADREAALAQDPDPLAPYRVALEGGDARKAIRIVRGNPVVQCIRCHRVDEGGGGDAGPHLAGIGARVSREYLLESLIKPSAKIAAGFEIVSVTRTNGESVVGTLLSRDASGLKLKVGDNDTVTLPAAEVKSVESAPSGMPEVVAYVLTKSEIRDVVAYLATLTQPVKSREQLPLRALRKAGDN
- a CDS encoding DUF3999 family protein — its product is MKKLLRPLRNAIVLGTLTRAVSAFAAIVPTEWRHRQEINVSTPGVIRVELPDATFDAARPDLADLRLLDPDGREIALLVDTPSTPPAHTTRPASFEARLENGNTVLLLGTGTENIGLAAITLETPHPHFLRAAKIEISSDRDSWTSVDEGVPLFRQWGAERLAITLNHRPAAWIRITVQGVTVPFTGASLHFAAAEPVSALPVGARITGRQEFAGETVLTVTLDGKHAPLTALELDTPEPLFMRRVTVAVRDVRDLVPGERIVGSGTLYRVALDGAKPRAQLELNFSHQPLSRELLVHIHNGDSPPLAVNGLRVKREPAGLRFLAPSAGSYTLLAGNPQAKAPRYDLAALVGDLQAATATIVAPGPLQDTTNYQPRASLAEPPLPDVPLTGAPLDPDGWTRRKPVQLAAAGVQELELDAATLAGARHDFADLRLVRAENQIPYLLERTKLARSLTLAPETAPDTRRPSVSTWRLKLPHAGLPLLRLALTSDTPLFQRQFRLYEKVTAGDGRSYEHTLASGEWSRTPEAGSPRTRVFELSNRLQTDTLFLETDNGDNPPVELAGVKAEHAVVRLVFKTAETDGYELLYGNDHTAAPRYDLSLVAPQLLTADRHSARLGAEEAAPAGFARGALRHLKGGYLFWGALSLVVVVLLVVVARLLPKAEASK
- a CDS encoding DUF2339 domain-containing protein; this encodes MEALLILLLLYLAVALIIFPIWAIIKIGGSNTEIESLRQRLSYLDAELKELQIKQRQGVSAKPATPPASVVQPVVVTPPPVVVTPPSMPTPPPAPIEPVSPPVITSVTPSPAASPAPVAEPPPLPPVVAGLTEAGPKVSDSGYTQTAPESAYEKPAFNWELFMGAKLFAWLGGLALFLGVAFFVKYSFETGLVPAEVRVSMGFLTGTGLIVGGIRLVRKGYTAPAQSMVAAGVVSLYAVTFACNSVYKFAFFGTVPTFLLMVLITATAFVLAVRLPAQVVAILGLLGGFLTPILLSTGVDNPGGLFGYLALLDLGLVAVALRTGWRHLVPLSAGGTVLMMIGWAAKFLNAGKVPVAMVVCLSFSALYLAAAAWARRRELSSRAFSLTAAALPFVGFGFAFVFLPYGSLASAAPRYLVYVLMLDAALLALAWRHELLPRIHILAGLTAFVLLSAWTGVHLTDANLPWALAFYLVFAGLHTVFPLWLERARPAAGASWWSQLFAPLTLLLLLLPIWKLDEVSFLIWPAILLVDLIAIGLAVATASLASVVAVLVLTLIATGFCLFRVPADLGLPFPLLLAIGGFSVFFFAAGFWLVRKLGDRLPAGETNGLFGDVRAQLPAFSSLLPFLLLIMATARLAVPDPSMIFGLALLLVVLTLGLAKLLRVDWLPLCALAGVVGLEFAWHTRHFSTEAPALPLFWYFGFYAIFAAYPFAFQKTFADRTGPWATAALAGILHFPLVHRLIAAASPNEFMGLLPALFAVPPLLSLVGILKTVPASEPTRLNQLAWFGGAALFFITLIFPLQFGHEKLTIGWALEGAALLWLFHRVPHPGLRATGVMLLVVAFVRLTGNSAVFSYHVRGDIPILNWYLYAYGVVIAALFIGAKLLAPPRERTLGINSPPLLNTLGVILAFLLLNIQIADFFTAPGATTLTFKFRGSFARDMTYTIAWALFALGLLGAGIWKAQKAARYAAIALLGVALAKLFLHDLARLQALYRVGALMGVAIIAILASFAYQRFLPAHEKTSPPAS